The following coding sequences lie in one Candidatus Neptunochlamydia sp. REUL1 genomic window:
- a CDS encoding CC0125/CC1285 family lipoprotein produces MKKLWIVGLALLLVGCSTATTYHAKDFHGEGYGDYRLSADRFTVTFRANEHTEPEDVRRFALRRASEVATNYGYRYFIVEQERDLSHTSTVKSKEERVSSFIDLLEGTEDPQKKIIVREREVQKPAMEFMIRCYNEKPKQDVIDAYQFLAYQAS; encoded by the coding sequence ATGAAGAAGTTATGGATTGTAGGTCTCGCTCTACTGCTAGTTGGGTGTTCAACTGCTACCACCTATCACGCAAAAGATTTTCACGGAGAAGGGTACGGGGATTACCGCCTGTCAGCAGATAGATTTACCGTTACTTTTCGAGCCAATGAGCACACAGAACCCGAGGATGTTCGAAGATTTGCTCTAAGGCGTGCATCGGAAGTCGCAACCAATTATGGATATAGGTATTTTATCGTTGAACAGGAAAGAGATTTATCACATACAAGCACTGTTAAGTCTAAGGAGGAGCGAGTTAGCTCTTTTATAGATTTGCTAGAAGGAACAGAAGATCCGCAAAAAAAAATTATCGTGAGAGAAAGAGAAGTTCAAAAGCCCGCAATGGAATTTATGATTCGCTGCTATAATGAGAAGCCGAAGCAAGACGTTATTGATGCGTACCAGTTCCTTGCTTACCAGGCTTCTTAA
- the smpB gene encoding SsrA-binding protein SmpB, translating to MKKKSESELVSNRRARHDYEILETFEAGMSLQGTEIKSLRDHGGSLQESYVIIDRMEAWLKGCSIAPYSFGNIHNHEEKRDRKLLLHKREIEKLKRSIQEKGLTIIPLAIYLTRGRAKVKIAISRGKKQHDKRSSIKEREHKRSMERALKS from the coding sequence ATGAAAAAGAAGAGTGAATCTGAACTCGTTTCGAATCGGCGGGCCCGTCATGATTATGAGATTTTAGAAACCTTTGAAGCTGGAATGTCTCTTCAGGGGACTGAAATTAAATCTCTAAGAGATCATGGAGGATCTCTGCAAGAATCTTATGTGATCATTGATAGAATGGAAGCATGGCTTAAGGGCTGCAGCATTGCTCCCTATTCCTTCGGCAACATTCACAATCATGAGGAGAAGCGGGATCGAAAACTCCTCCTTCACAAAAGAGAAATCGAAAAATTGAAACGCTCAATTCAGGAGAAGGGTCTCACGATTATCCCCCTCGCCATCTATCTCACACGGGGTAGAGCTAAGGTGAAAATCGCCATTTCCCGCGGCAAGAAGCAGCACGACAAACGCTCCTCAATTAAAGAGCGAGAACACAAAAGATCGATGGAACGGGCGTTAAAAAGTTGA
- a CDS encoding transposase: MPIVYIDESGFAHDMPRTHGYAKIGERCFGTHDWGAKGRTNVIGALIGKSLLTLALFDCTINTATNMLSNTISVGNNPIDVEIASDGNFAYVTGASSDSLSVIDIGTSTVSATIGISNSICKE, from the coding sequence ATGCCAATTGTATATATTGATGAGAGTGGATTTGCACATGACATGCCTCGAACTCATGGTTATGCAAAAATAGGAGAGCGTTGCTTTGGCACTCATGACTGGGGAGCAAAAGGTCGGACCAATGTAATAGGAGCACTCATTGGGAAAAGTCTTCTTACTCTTGCCCTATTCGATTGCACAATTAATACAGCAACAAACATGTTATCTAACACGATTTCGGTAGGAAATAATCCAATTGATGTTGAGATTGCTTCTGATGGAAATTTTGCTTATGTGACAGGTGCTTCATCCGATAGTTTGAGTGTTATTGACATAGGAACAAGTACAGTAAGTGCAACTATTGGAATCTCTAATAGTATCTGCAAAGAGTAA
- a CDS encoding IS630 transposase-related protein gives MTYSLDFRKKALSIRSREKLSFAQAAKCFGVSVNSLFLWSKQIEPKQTKNRPAIKIDKETLMEDVEKYPDAFCYERANRLNVTASGIRSAMKRLKISYKKNIKASQSLRKKKRHFSGKDRKI, from the coding sequence ATGACCTATTCATTGGATTTTAGAAAAAAAGCACTGTCAATTCGAAGCAGAGAAAAATTGAGCTTTGCACAAGCAGCTAAATGTTTTGGTGTAAGCGTCAACAGTTTATTTCTTTGGTCTAAACAAATAGAGCCCAAACAAACTAAGAATAGACCTGCGATCAAGATTGATAAAGAGACTTTAATGGAGGACGTCGAAAAATATCCAGATGCCTTCTGCTATGAACGAGCCAATCGTTTAAACGTAACCGCCTCAGGCATTCGTAGTGCGATGAAGCGGCTAAAAATCAGCTATAAAAAAAACATTAAAGCATCCCAAAGCTTGCGAAAAAAAAAGAGACATTTTTCTGGAAAAGATCGCAAAATATAA
- a CDS encoding glycosyltransferase family 2 protein, producing MISVTILTKNNEETIGLVLESVRLFDEVILLDTGSNDATLDFAQIHPNVKIFKSPFIGFGPLHNLAAEYATQDWILSLDSDEVLTPELANEILALPLDSQKVYSFPFNNYFNGRHIKWCGWYPDRHTRLYNRSVTSFTDDQVHERIQTKSLQEVPLTAPAKHYSYRSISDFLQKMESYTTLFAQQHAHKKRSSMLTALFHGGFAFIKSYVFKRGFLGGHEGYIISLYNAQTSFYKYLKLAYANRTPISQDR from the coding sequence ATGATCAGTGTAACAATTTTAACAAAGAATAATGAAGAGACAATTGGGTTAGTCCTTGAATCGGTTCGCCTGTTTGATGAAGTGATCTTGCTTGATACAGGATCCAACGATGCCACTCTTGATTTTGCTCAAATACATCCCAACGTAAAGATCTTCAAAAGCCCCTTTATCGGCTTCGGACCGCTGCATAATCTTGCTGCTGAATATGCCACCCAGGATTGGATTCTTTCTCTTGACAGCGACGAAGTACTTACACCTGAGCTTGCTAATGAGATCCTAGCACTGCCCCTCGACTCCCAAAAAGTCTACTCTTTCCCTTTCAATAACTATTTCAATGGACGGCATATCAAATGGTGCGGCTGGTACCCGGACCGACACACTCGACTCTACAATAGATCAGTGACCTCCTTTACAGACGATCAAGTGCATGAACGGATACAAACCAAGTCTCTCCAGGAAGTGCCCTTGACCGCACCGGCAAAGCACTACTCCTACCGATCAATCTCGGACTTCCTCCAGAAGATGGAAAGTTATACTACCCTCTTCGCACAACAGCATGCCCACAAAAAGCGTTCCTCGATGCTAACTGCCCTTTTCCACGGAGGCTTTGCCTTTATTAAGTCCTATGTCTTTAAACGCGGTTTTCTTGGCGGCCACGAAGGCTACATCATCTCACTATATAATGCTCAAACCTCATTTTATAAATACCTCAAGCTTGCCTATGCTAATCGCACCCCTATATCACAAGATCGGTAG
- a CDS encoding amino acid permease, with the protein MHKKLGVWMLTSLVVGNMVGSGVFLLPASLAKFGSITIFSWIATAIGAMFLALVFAKLSKMFPKTGGPYIYCKEGFGNFIGFQVAYNFWICKWAGSAAIATALTGYLSAFFPVLDHNNFYAFLVTAGAVWLFTLVNIIGVHLAGSFQLVFTIIKYIPLILAAVIGIFYVDFENLAYFNVSGKSSFAALSSGAMLTLWAFLGLESASIPADDVENPEKTIPRATIIGTSLAAVVYILCTIAIMGVVPMPELQDSAAPFADFAKKIFGPWGMYAMGAVAVVSCAGALNGWILVQGQIPMAAAKDQLFPRRFGKVSKGRSPVFGLVLSSTLITLLLTLNFNKNLVDKFTIIISLATLAGITAFLYTSVAEFVIYIKYPEKAHKKKVAKTLTISGLAFLYTFWATASAGQEIVFYGSLLMFSSIPIYGWMEWQKYRKSILKKSES; encoded by the coding sequence ATGCATAAAAAATTGGGCGTCTGGATGTTGACGTCTTTAGTTGTTGGGAACATGGTGGGATCGGGGGTCTTTTTGCTCCCAGCATCTCTTGCGAAGTTTGGAAGCATTACCATTTTTAGCTGGATTGCAACCGCAATTGGGGCAATGTTTCTCGCGTTAGTTTTTGCAAAACTCAGTAAAATGTTTCCAAAAACGGGAGGGCCTTATATCTATTGCAAAGAAGGATTTGGGAATTTTATTGGTTTCCAAGTTGCTTATAATTTCTGGATTTGCAAATGGGCTGGAAGCGCTGCTATAGCAACAGCACTTACTGGATATTTGAGCGCGTTCTTTCCTGTATTAGACCATAATAACTTTTATGCTTTTCTTGTAACTGCTGGAGCTGTTTGGCTATTTACCCTTGTGAATATTATTGGGGTCCATTTGGCGGGGAGTTTTCAGCTAGTCTTTACGATTATAAAATATATCCCGCTCATTCTTGCCGCTGTTATTGGGATTTTCTATGTTGATTTTGAGAATTTAGCGTATTTTAATGTCAGTGGAAAATCGAGCTTTGCTGCTCTTTCTAGTGGAGCTATGCTCACACTATGGGCGTTTTTAGGGCTAGAGTCCGCTTCTATTCCGGCTGATGATGTCGAAAACCCTGAAAAGACGATTCCACGTGCAACGATTATTGGGACAAGCCTTGCTGCAGTTGTTTATATTTTGTGCACGATTGCGATTATGGGGGTTGTTCCAATGCCTGAGCTCCAGGATTCGGCAGCTCCATTTGCTGATTTTGCGAAGAAAATTTTTGGACCATGGGGAATGTATGCTATGGGCGCCGTTGCTGTAGTCTCTTGCGCAGGGGCATTGAATGGCTGGATTCTCGTTCAAGGTCAGATTCCTATGGCTGCGGCAAAGGATCAACTGTTCCCCAGACGATTTGGAAAGGTTTCAAAAGGACGCTCACCGGTCTTTGGACTTGTCCTTTCATCTACCTTAATTACACTGCTGCTGACACTGAACTTTAATAAAAATTTAGTCGATAAATTTACCATTATCATTTCACTTGCTACTCTTGCTGGGATCACTGCCTTCCTTTATACCTCTGTGGCAGAGTTTGTTATCTATATTAAGTATCCTGAAAAGGCTCATAAAAAGAAAGTTGCAAAGACGTTAACGATTTCAGGGCTGGCTTTCTTGTATACTTTTTGGGCAACTGCAAGTGCAGGGCAGGAGATTGTTTTTTATGGGTCTCTCTTAATGTTTAGTAGTATTCCTATTTATGGATGGATGGAGTGGCAAAAATATCGAAAATCGATCTTAAAAAAGAGCGAGTCTTGA
- a CDS encoding amino acid permease, whose translation MNKKLGVSMLTALVVGNMVGSGVFLLPASLASFGGITIFSWIATAMGAMLLALVFAKLSKLFSRRFGRVSKNCSPVFGIVLSSVLVTLVLILNFNKNLVDQFTFIISLATLAGIIAYLYTSVAEFVIYIKYPEKAHKKKIVKTLTISGLAFLYTFWATISAGQGVVFYGSLLLFSSISIYGWMEWQKHRSIILNRVTTDE comes from the coding sequence ATGAATAAGAAGTTAGGCGTTTCGATGCTGACGGCTTTAGTTGTTGGGAACATGGTGGGGTCGGGAGTTTTTCTGCTCCCAGCGTCTTTAGCGAGTTTTGGAGGTATCACGATTTTTAGTTGGATTGCCACAGCAATGGGGGCAATGCTTCTTGCGTTGGTTTTTGCAAAATTGAGTAAACTTTTTTCCCGTCGATTTGGAAGGGTATCAAAAAATTGTTCGCCAGTTTTTGGAATTGTTCTGTCCTCTGTGTTGGTGACATTGGTATTGATCCTAAATTTTAATAAGAATTTAGTAGATCAGTTTACCTTTATTATCTCTCTTGCAACACTAGCTGGAATTATTGCCTATTTGTACACATCTGTAGCGGAGTTTGTAATCTATATCAAGTATCCTGAAAAGGCGCACAAGAAAAAGATTGTTAAGACCTTAACAATTTCAGGACTTGCTTTTTTGTATACGTTTTGGGCGACTATTAGCGCGGGACAGGGGGTGGTCTTTTATGGATCATTATTATTATTTAGCAGCATCTCCATCTATGGATGGATGGAATGGCAAAAACATCGAAGTATAATTTTAAATCGAGTGACTACAGATGAATAA
- a CDS encoding guanosine monophosphate reductase, giving the protein MAKNYRFDTGYTFDDVALVPQFNNVPSRTEPMLNSWLTKSRKLGIPILCANMDTTISEGLAEILTQRGSIPIYHRFTKDFEAQEAWVKKFGEKTFVSCGIGKGKTAEVRKLFDMGAAGVCVDVAHGHSEKMLHFIEELKKTHPDRDVIAGNVCTPMAYQDLVNAGADAVKVGVGPGAACTTRVITGFGVPQFTSIFECAKIAEKLRVPLIADGGIRTSKDVVLALAAGASSVMIGKLFALTDESAAEKKDGKAKFRGQASEDFQTDFYGGLKEKTVAEGVDFWGPVSGPAIELIDLLLGGIRSGLTYGGARNIKELQRKAEFVEVTPTYVRESHPRPGE; this is encoded by the coding sequence ATGGCAAAGAACTATAGATTTGATACTGGGTACACGTTTGATGATGTGGCTCTTGTTCCTCAGTTTAACAACGTTCCCTCGAGGACTGAGCCAATGCTCAACTCGTGGCTCACAAAGAGTCGGAAGCTCGGAATTCCCATTTTATGTGCTAATATGGACACCACGATTTCTGAGGGACTTGCCGAGATATTGACTCAAAGAGGCTCGATTCCCATTTATCATCGATTCACAAAAGATTTTGAAGCTCAGGAAGCGTGGGTTAAGAAATTTGGAGAAAAGACGTTTGTTTCATGTGGAATTGGAAAGGGGAAAACTGCTGAGGTTCGGAAGCTGTTTGACATGGGGGCTGCGGGTGTCTGTGTTGATGTGGCGCATGGTCACTCTGAAAAAATGCTCCATTTCATTGAAGAGCTAAAGAAAACGCATCCAGACCGCGATGTGATTGCAGGGAATGTTTGTACTCCAATGGCATATCAGGACCTTGTGAATGCTGGAGCTGATGCTGTCAAGGTTGGAGTAGGTCCTGGCGCCGCTTGCACAACGCGTGTGATCACAGGGTTTGGTGTGCCACAGTTTACCTCTATTTTTGAGTGCGCAAAAATTGCAGAAAAGCTGAGGGTTCCGTTGATTGCTGATGGAGGGATCCGTACGAGCAAAGATGTGGTTTTGGCCTTAGCTGCCGGCGCGAGCTCTGTAATGATAGGGAAGCTCTTCGCTTTGACCGATGAAAGTGCTGCTGAAAAAAAAGATGGAAAGGCTAAATTCCGTGGACAAGCGAGCGAAGACTTCCAGACGGATTTCTATGGGGGACTTAAGGAAAAAACAGTTGCAGAGGGAGTGGATTTTTGGGGTCCAGTAAGTGGCCCGGCTATAGAACTGATTGACCTCCTGTTAGGAGGGATCCGAAGTGGGCTTACTTATGGCGGGGCTAGAAATATCAAGGAGCTTCAAAGGAAGGCAGAATTTGTCGAGGTAACTCCTACCTATGTTCGCGAAAGTCATCCAAGGCCAGGCGAATAA
- a CDS encoding polysaccharide deacetylase family protein, which translates to MLIAPLYHKIGSGKYANSLETLEQHLAYIAAHFSTVLPGENLPKGTSVCLTFDDAFFDFYHLVFPLLQKYNLKALLAVPTAYIPESTDLSPMERLEKVASFPDKAPPIPSPAFCTWEELQVLSQSPLIQIASHSLHHRPFTSKHINIENELFLSKKLLEEKLSTPISSFVYPFGLFTQKAQTLAKKHYKYIFRIGSAHNISWKNTNQLLYRINADELPTTHFPFDPLSRWKLATRFFLNTVRGR; encoded by the coding sequence ATGCTAATCGCACCCCTATATCACAAGATCGGTAGTGGCAAGTACGCCAACTCTCTCGAAACGCTTGAGCAGCATCTTGCCTATATCGCGGCCCATTTCTCCACTGTTCTTCCAGGTGAAAACCTTCCTAAAGGAACTTCCGTCTGTCTTACCTTCGACGATGCATTTTTTGACTTTTATCATCTTGTTTTTCCTCTCCTTCAAAAATATAATCTTAAAGCTCTGCTTGCCGTTCCGACTGCCTATATTCCTGAAAGCACTGACTTAAGCCCCATGGAGCGCCTCGAAAAAGTCGCGAGCTTCCCCGATAAAGCTCCCCCTATTCCTTCACCTGCATTTTGCACCTGGGAAGAACTTCAAGTTCTTTCTCAATCCCCACTCATTCAAATCGCTTCTCATTCCCTTCACCACCGTCCCTTCACTTCAAAACACATAAATATTGAAAATGAGCTTTTTCTATCCAAAAAGCTCCTCGAGGAAAAACTCTCCACTCCCATTAGCTCATTTGTCTACCCTTTTGGGCTCTTCACCCAAAAAGCGCAGACCCTTGCCAAAAAGCACTATAAATACATCTTTCGCATTGGAAGTGCGCACAATATCTCATGGAAGAACACTAACCAGCTCCTCTATCGAATCAATGCCGACGAGCTCCCAACCACCCATTTTCCTTTCGACCCTCTATCTCGATGGAAGCTTGCCACGCGCTTTTTCTTAAACACAGTGCGCGGCCGCTAG
- a CDS encoding TerC family protein gives MLDQTFSLVDIPRLITLIFLEGILSLDNALAIAIIVRGLPHQLRQKALFIGLVSAVVLRAIGVLSAAYLIQLYWVQLVGGTYLIYLALSHILSRRRSEVQAPKQRSFWGTVVMVEFTDFIFAIDSILAGLALIGVCFQHHEFPPKIWIVYVGGISGLILMRFAARIFTDLIDKYPRLEIGAHLIVGWIGLKLLLDVLFKGLPTWTEPIFWCGIILFFVYGFLKKPGKQGTGTHQ, from the coding sequence ATGTTAGACCAAACCTTTTCACTCGTTGATATCCCTCGCCTTATTACCTTAATTTTCTTAGAAGGAATTCTCTCTCTTGATAATGCCCTAGCCATTGCTATTATTGTCAGAGGGCTTCCTCACCAGCTTCGCCAAAAAGCACTGTTTATTGGTCTAGTTTCAGCAGTTGTTTTAAGGGCTATTGGTGTCTTAAGTGCTGCCTACCTTATTCAGCTATACTGGGTACAGCTTGTTGGAGGCACCTATTTGATCTATTTAGCACTATCACACATTCTTTCAAGGCGACGCAGCGAAGTGCAAGCTCCCAAACAAAGAAGCTTTTGGGGCACTGTTGTGATGGTTGAATTTACTGATTTCATCTTTGCAATCGACTCTATATTAGCAGGACTTGCCTTGATTGGAGTATGCTTCCAACATCACGAGTTCCCACCAAAGATCTGGATCGTATATGTTGGGGGGATATCAGGATTGATTTTAATGCGCTTTGCTGCCCGCATATTTACCGATCTCATCGATAAATATCCCCGCCTAGAAATAGGAGCTCACCTCATTGTGGGATGGATCGGCTTAAAACTCCTTTTAGACGTCCTTTTTAAGGGACTCCCTACATGGACAGAGCCCATTTTTTGGTGTGGAATTATTCTATTCTTTGTTTACGGTTTTCTTAAGAAGCCTGGTAAGCAAGGAACTGGTACGCATCAATAA